The proteins below come from a single Eucalyptus grandis isolate ANBG69807.140 chromosome 3, ASM1654582v1, whole genome shotgun sequence genomic window:
- the LOC104438068 gene encoding serine/threonine-protein kinase tricornered codes for MENRQEAEGEAADKAAAAAVAAAAAGPMEEDEQEIGSSLTMERVAAAKQFIENHYRAHMKHIQQRKERRLVLERKLASSDVPEEEQINLLKDLERKETEYMRLKRHKICVDDFELLTIIGRGAFGEVRLCRDKKSGNIYAMKKLKKSEMLSRGQVEHVRAERNLLAEVASHFIVKLYYSFQDAEYLYLIMEYLPGGDMMTLLMREETLTETVAKFYIAQSVLAIESIHKHNYIHRDIKPDNLLLDINGHMKLSDFGLCKPLDCSNLYSIDENEAMDDGNVVESMDIDGRFPDTSNRGHWKSPLEQLQHWQINRRKLAFSTVGTPDYIAPEVLLKKGYGMECDWWSLGAIMYEMLVGYPPFYADDPIMTCRKIVHWKNHLKFPEDARLSPEARDLICRLLCDVDHRLGTRGAEQIKAHPWFKDIDWDRLYEMEAAFKPQVNGELDTQNFMKFDEVEPPMPSRTGSGPSRKMLLTPKDLSFVGYTYKNFEALKGAYDLYVHSDMKRSSSPPRSSTDSFQSDTGLGCSTVELTPDSPEKQMLASQGDMMPQ; via the exons ATGGAGAATCGCCAGGAGGCGGAGGGAGAGGCGGCGGacaaggcggcggcggcggcggtggcggcggcggcggccgggcCAATGGAGGAGGACGAGCAGGAGATCGGCTCGAGCCTGACGATGGAGAGGGTCGCCGCGGCGAAGCAGTTCATCGAGAACCATTACCGGGCGCACATGAAGCACATCCAACAGCGGAAGGAGAG GCGCTTGGTGCTGGAAAGAAAGTTAGCCTCTTCAGATGTACCCGAAGAAGAACAGATCAATTTACTAAAGGATTTGGAACGGAAGGAGACAGAGTACATGAGACTTAAACGGCACAAGATATGTGTTGATGATTTTGAGCTTCTTACAATCATAGGAAGAGGAGCTTTCGGAGAG GTCAGACTTTGCCGTGACAAGAAATCAGGGAATATTTATgccatgaagaaattgaagaagtcaGAAATGCTTAGCCGAGGCCAG GTTGAACACGTTAGAGCTGAAAGGAATTTGCTTGCAGAAGTTGCCAGCCATTTTATTGTTAAACTGTATTATTCTTTCCAAGATGCGGAGTATCTATATTTGATAATGGAATATCTGCCTGGTGGTGACATGATGACTTTGCTTATGAGAGAGGAGACGTTGACTGAAACAGTGGCCAAATTTTATATTGCTCAAAGTGTTCTTGCCATAGAATCCATTCATAAGCATAATTACATTCacag GGATATAAAACCAGACAACCTTCTTTTGGACATAAATGGTCACATGAAGCTTTCTGATTTTGGTCTGTGCAAACCTCTTGACTGCTCAAATTTATATTCTATAGATGAAAACGAAGCCATGGATGATGGCAATGTCGTTGAATCGATGGACATTGATGGGCGCTTTCCCGACACTAGTAACAGGGGCCACTGGAAAAGTCCCCTCGAGCAGCTTCAACATTGGCAGATAAATAGGAGAAAACTG GCTTTTTCTACTGTTGGCACACCTGATTATATTGCCCCAGAAGTTCTGCTGAAGAAAGGATATGGCATGGAGTGTGACTG GTGGTCGCTTGGTGCAATCATGTATGAGATGCTTGTTGGTTATCCTCCATTCTATGCAGATGATCCAATAATGACATGCAGAAag ATTGTACAttggaaaaatcatttaaaatttccAGAGGACGCCAGATTGTCACCTGAAGCAAGGGATTTGATCTGTAGGCTTCTTTGTGACGTGGATCACAGGCTTGGTACTCGAGGGGCAGAACAGATCAAG GCTCATCCTTGGTTCAAAGATATCGACTGGGATAGACTTTACGAAATGGAAGCTGCTTTTAAGCCGCAGGTCAATGGAGAACTTGATACACagaatttcatgaaatttgacgAG GTGGAACCTCCTATGCCTTCAAGGACAGGATCTGGACCTTCAAGGAAG atgttgttgacacctaaggATCTCAGTTTTGTTGGGTACACATACAAGAATTTTGAGGCACTTAAGGGGGCTTATGATCTCTATG TCCATTCTGACATGAAGAGGAGTTCATCACCACCACGGTCATCCACCGACTCATTCCAAA GTGACACTGGACTGGGCTGCTCAACTGTCGAGTTGACCCCTGACAGCCCCGAAAAGCAGATGCTTGCGTCGCAAGGGGACATGATGCCGCAGTGA
- the LOC104438066 gene encoding pre-mRNA cleavage factor Im 25 kDa subunit 1 — protein sequence MQGEEVTVRNHAAAGGGGDGGGDDQARAMDIYPLSSYYFGSKDALALREETLADRVQRMKSHYAAHGLRTCVEAVIVVELFRHPHLLLLQVRNSTFQLPGGRLRPGESDVEGLKRKLTSKLSANGAGDETQWEIGECLGMWWRPDFETLLYPYLPPNIKKPKECTKLFLVKLPVSRKFIVPKNLKLLAVPLCQIHENLKTYGPIIAGVPQLLSKFSFNIIDS from the exons ATGCAAGGCGAGGAAGTCACTGTGCGCAACCatgcggcggccggcggcggcggcgatggcggcggcgatGATCAGGCCCGGGCGATGGACATATACCCGCTGAGCAGCTACTACTTCGGCTCCAAGGACGCTCTCGCTTTGAGGGAGGAGACCCTGGCCGATCGCGTCCAGAGGATGAAATCCCA TTACGCGGCTCATGGATTGAGGACTTGCGTGGAAGCCGTCATTGTG GTTGAATTATTCAGACATCCTCATCTGTTGCTGTTGCAAGTGAGAAATTCCACTTTTCAGCTGCCCGGAGGTCGATTAAGGCCTGGTGAATCAG ATGTCGAAGGGCTGAAACGCAAGCTGACCAGCAAGCTTTCTGCCAATGGAGCTGGCGATGAGACTCAGTGGGAG ATTGGAGAATGCCTTGGGATGTGGTGGAGGCCTGATTTTGAAACTTTGCTCTATCCTTACTTGCCACCTAATATTAAGAAGCCCAAG GAGTGCACAAAACTCTTTCTTGTGAAGTTACCTGTAAGTCGGAAGTTCATTGTTCCAAAAAACCTGAAATTGCTTGCTGTACCACTTTGTCAAattcatgaaaatctcaag ACATATGGGCCGATTATAGCTGGAGTTCCCCAGCTGCTATCGAAATTTTCCTTCAACATAATTGATTCCTGA
- the LOC104438067 gene encoding protein phosphatase 2C 50 yields the protein MEEISSTLAVPFRLNNMTSDESALQTQIEITGLKFIASTAGLLSDHPGVLSPSISDHAAAQDLSSGSKSGKFGVLTVSTDEDESRGGGIFWKTVENELKLTPEDGKVHSPYACGQFINYSCSYTVASDTTSACHEEFVPVKASFDKKSMTVIDVSDATLGSISNVNTLGELESRRELQRTASRSVSEVDYVPLWGLNSVRGTRPEMEDAVAVVPRLLKIPFLMLAGQQNLELRNQHGKDLTAHFFGVYDGHGGSQVASYCRERIHLALAEEMEVAKRGFCNGSSWSNGKEQLEKAFSNCFLKVDDEVCGVSRSMNGSDPSLIESMAPETVGSTAVVGLVCSTHIIIANCGDSRAVLYRGKETVPLSVDHKPNREDECARIEAAGGRVILWDGFRVCGVLAMSRAIGDRYLKPSIIPDPEVVFFPRAKEDECLILASDGLWDVVTNEEACDMARRRILLWHKKNGDNLPAERGEGADPAAQAAADYLSKLALQRGSRDNISVIVIDLKAQRKFKKKIVPEAQQPGTVNT from the exons ATGGAGGAGATATCTTCTACGCTAGCTGTGCCGTTTAGGCTGAATAATATGACCAGTGACGAATCTGCACTACAAACCCAAATCGAAATCACTGGACTGAAGTTTATTGCGAGCACTGCTGGTTTGTTATCGGACCATCCGGGGGTGTTGTCGCCCTCTATTTCTGATCATGCAGCTGCCCAAGATTTGAGTTCTGGCAGTAAATCAGGCAAGTTTGGTGTTCTGACAGTGTCAACTGATGAAGATGAATCTAGAGGAGGTGGTATTTTTTGGAAGACAGTGGAGAATGAACTTAAGTTGACACCGGAAGATGGGAAAGTGCATAGTCCATATGCTTGTGGCCAATTTATCAATTACTCTTGTTCATATACGGTTGCTAGTGACACCACTAGTGCTTGTCATGAAGAGTTTGTACCGGTGAAAGCAAGTTTTGATAAGAAATCAATGACTGTCATTGATGTCAGTGATGCAACACTGGGGAGCATTTCCAATGTGAATACATTGGGTGAGCTCGAGTCTCGGCGAGAATTACAGAGAACTGCAAGCCGGAGTGTCTCCGAAGTGGATTATGTCCCGCTTTGGGGATTGAATTCTGTCCGTGGAACAAGACCAGAGATGGAAGATGCCGTTGCAGTGGTACCTCGGCTtttgaaaattccttttctGATGCTGGCCGGCCAACAAAATTTGGAACTCAGAAATCAACATGGCAAAGATTTAACAGCTCATTTCTTTGGGGTCTATGATGGACATGGTGGTAGCCAG GTTGCTAGCTACTGCCGGGAAAGGATACATTTAGCTCTGGCGGAGGAGATGGAAGTTGCAAAACGCGGCTTCTGTAATGGAAGTAGCTGGAGTAACGGAAAGGAGCAATTGGAGAAGGCCTTCTCCAATTGCTTTCTAAAGGTTGATGATGAGGTCTGCGGTGTATCCAGATCCATGAATGGAAGCGACCCTTCTCTCATAGAATCTATGGCCCCTGAAACAGTAGGTTCTACTGCTGTGGTTGGCTTAGTTTGTTCGACACACATTATAATTGCAAATTGTGGCGATTCAAGGGCAGTTCTCTATCGTGGAAAAGAGACTGTGCCACTGTCGGTAGATCACAAA CCAAATAGAGAAGATGAATGTGCACGGATAGAAGCTGCTGGTGGCAGAGTTATTCTGTGGGATGGATTCCGGGTTTGTGGTGTTCTTGCAATGTCAAGGGCGATAG GTGATAGATACTTGAAGCCCTCAATCATCCCAGATCCGGAAGTGGTGTTCTTTCCACGGGCAAAAGAAGACGAGTGCCTCATTCTAGCCAGCGATGGTCTCTGGGATGTCGTGACCAATGAGGAGGCCTGTGACATGGCGAGGAGGAGAATCCTCCTTTGGCACAAGAAGAACGGTGACAACCTTCCTGCGGAAAGGGGCGAGGGAGCTGACCCGGCAGCGCAAGCAGCCGCGGATTATCTTTCCAAGCTAGCTCTTCAGAGGGGAAGCAGAGACAACATCTCTGTAATAGTAATTGACTTGAAAGCTCAGAGAAAGTTTAAGAAAAAGATTGTACCCGAGGCCCAACAGCCAGGAACTGTGAATACATAG